The Oryza glaberrima chromosome 9, OglaRS2, whole genome shotgun sequence genome includes a window with the following:
- the LOC127784212 gene encoding putrescine hydroxycinnamoyltransferase 3, with translation MEVKVLSSKLVKPAYNGGVAAAPDVEYIPLSIFDKVTYKMQMAIIYAFPPPAPSTAAIEKGLAAVLAQYRAFAGQLGESPDGEAAVVLNDRGARLVEAAVDADLVDMAPAKPTPELLRLHPDLEGELQEVVLLQLTRFRCGSLAVGFTSNHVVADGHATSNFLVAWGRATRGLPMGAPPVHHHAALFKPRPSPRVEHDHRNREYYLPAAGDDSHGHGDGGAADNIVIHKAHFTKDFIAGLRAAASEGRGRPFSRFETILAHLWRTMTRARGLSPDEASTIRLSVDGRHRLGAPAEYFGNLVLWAFPRATVGDLLTRPLKHAAQVIHDEVARVDGAYFRSFLDFALSGAGGDKEGLAPSAVLKDVLCPNAEVDSWLTFPFYELDFGTGSPTYFMPSYFPTEGMLFLVPSYLGDGSVDAFVPVFNHNLEAFKECCYSME, from the coding sequence ATGGAGGTCAAGGTGTTGAGCAGCAAGCTCGTCAAGCCCGCCTACAATGGCGGTGTCGCCGCGGCCCCCGACGTGGAGTATATTCCTTTGTCGATCTTCGACAAGGTGACGTACAAGATGCAGATGGCGATCATCTACGcgttcccgccgccggcgccgtcgacggcggccatCGAGAAGGGGCTCGCGGCGGTGCTCGCGCAGTACCGCGCGTTCGCGGGGCAGCTCGGGGAGTCgcccgacggcgaggcggcggtggtgctgaACGACCGCGGCGCGCggctggtggaggcggcggtggacgccgACCTCGTGGACATGGCGCCGGCGAAGCCCACGCCGGAGCTGCTCCGGCTGCACCCGGACCTGGAGGGGGAGCTCCAGGAGGTGGTGCTGCTCCAGCTGACGCGGTTCAGGTGCGGCTCCCTCGCCGTCGGGTTCACCTCCAaccacgtcgtcgccgacggccacGCCACCAGCAACTTCCTCGTGGCGTGGGGGCGCGCCACCAGGGGGCTCCCCATGGGCGCCCCGCCCGTGCACCACCACGCCGCCCTCTTCAAGCCCCGCCCCTCGCCGCGCGTCGAGCACGACCACCGCAACAGAGAGTActacctccccgccgccggcgacgacagccacggccacggcgacggcggcgcggcggacaaCATCGTGATCCACAAGGCGCACTTCACCAAGGACTTCATCGCCGGCctccgcgcggcggcgtcggaggggCGCGGCCGGCCGTTCAGCCGGTTCGAGACCATCCTCGCCCACCTATGGCGCACTATGACGCGCGCCCGCGGGCTCAGCCCCGACGAGGCCTCCACCATCCGCCTCTCCGtcgacggccgccaccgcctcggcgCGCCGGCGGAGTACTTCGGCAACCTCGTCCTCTGGGCGTTCCCGCGCGCCACCGTCGGCGACCTCCTCACCCGGCCGCTCAAGCACGCCGCGCAGGTGATCCACGACGAGGTGGCGCGCGTCGACGGCGCCTACTTCCGCTCCTTCCTCGACTTCGccctctccggcgccggcggcgacaaggAGGGGCTCGCGCCGAGCGCCGTGCTCAAGGACGTGCTGTGCCCGAACGCCGAGGTGGACAGCTGGCTCACCTTCCCGTTCTACGAGCTCGACTTCGGCACCGGCAGCCCGACCTACTTCATGCCGTCGTACTTTCCGACGGAGGGGATGCTGTTCCTGGTGCCGTCGTACCTCGGCGACGGCAGCGTAGACGCCTTCGTCCCCGTCTTCAACCACAACCTCGAGGCATTCAAGGAGTGCTGCTACTCCATGGagtaa